The nucleotide window CATGCATAAATTCCCAAGCTGCCCGCTCTGCGAACGTCTTGGAGCCGTAATATGCCGCTTCAGCATCTTTGCAAGCTTCCTCCCAGGTAATTGAGTTCCATGAATCTTCAGTATGCAAATTCTTTGGGTCTATGTCGCTTTCATAACTGGTGACTGCAGCATCTGACGAGGTTATCACAACACGTTCCACAGAATGAGCGGCATACTTCTTAATGGCCTGTAGAATAGACTTGGTGCCCTCGACTGCTGGCTGCAGAAGGTCTTTTTCACAGTCCTCAGTGTCGTAGTGGAATGGGGATGCCGTGTGTAAGACAACCTTGATATCTTGACCATACTTGCtgaagatttcatcaaatgcAGCAGCAGCGGATATGTCACTGACAATAGAAATGGTGAGCTCAGGGTGACTGAAATGCTCGAGCAATTGGTCCGCTTTAGCCTGTGATCTAACAGAACCGATCACCTTGTAGCCTGAGCTGAGCAGCTCATTGACGACATGGGACGCAATGAAACCATTGGCACCAGAGACAAACACGGTACAACCTTCTGAGACGACCATATTAACTGACCAAACAATAGAGATATTTGGAGTTCTCGGTAGTCCTTTTCACTACGGTTATCGAGAGATAGAACTAGTCGAATACTagactcttgaagaacgaATCAAGGCGTCTACACGTGATAGTACAAGAGGCTGGTTTGACCAGTCAGTAAGCATTTTGAGGCCATTTGAGCGTGGGAACTTGCCTGCGACTTTCGAGCTGACAGCCATAAGCCACTTCAAGTTCGTTCGATCAAGTTAGTGACAAATGAAAATTTTAGATCTTTGTAGGTTTACGTAGTTTTTACTCAGCCAGATGAACTTATTTCAACTCGGCAACGATTTGGGACCAGTTATCATGCTTGTTTCTACCGTATTGGATATCTGCGATCCAGCTAGCGAGTTGCTTAGTCAATGGACCACTCTGCTCGCCTGGCAACAATGGGACGGAGATGTCTTTACCTTTCCATCCAATTTCCTTGATTGGAGAAACAACAGCTGCGGTACCGGAACCAAAGGCTTCCAATAGCTCACCCTTGGCAGCTCTGTCAGCGACCTCGTTGATAGAGAAGTAACGTTCGTTGACCTCCCATTCATTTGGATCGAGGTTCTCTCTAGCAAGTGCCAAAACAGAGTCTCTGGTAACACCTTCTAGGATGGTACCATCAAGAGGAGCGGTAACCAATTCCTTCTTACCAGTTTCCTTGTTCTGGAAGGCAAAGAACACGTTCATAGTACCAACCTCAGTAATGTACTTCTCAGGGCCAAATAGCCACAAGTTTTGCTGGTAACCTCTCTCAGCAGCTTGCAATTGTGGCAAGATACATGGAGCATAGTTGGCACCCAATTTCTTGTCACCGACACCACCTGGCCAAGCTCTAGTAGCATAATCTGTGGCTTCCAAACGCACGGCCTTGAAACCAGTCTTGTAGTAAGGACCCACTGGAGAACAGATGACGAACAAAAGAGCCTTGTCTGGAACGCTGACACCCAAAGTGTTGGTGGTACCAATCAATGTTGGTCTCACATACAAAGAGTAGCCAGTGCCCTCTGGCACCAAATGCTTATCCTCCTGGATCAACTTCCCAATCAAATGAATTAACTCTTCAGATTCAAAAGTAGGCAGACAGATTCTGGCTGCAGACTTATTCATACGTTTCATGTTCATATCTGGTCTGAACATCGAAATCTTGTCATCAGATGTTCTGTAGGCcttcaaaccttcaaacAGCTCAAACCCATAATGGAAAACACAACAAGAAGGATCCAAGCTCAAAGGAGCGTAAGGCTTAATCTCGGGAGTTGCCCAACCCTTTCCTCTGTTCCACTCGATAGTCAACATATGATCGGTCATAGTCTTACCAAAGACCAATTGATCGTTAGGCTGGGCCTTCGATGGGGTGTTTGTCTTGATGATTTTCACCTTTGATGCATCCAAAGGTGTCTCTGTGGTGGCCATCGACCTGACAAATGATGGAAGCATCCTCGTCATCCGACTGCTGATAGCTTGTCTGTGTAACATCATTTCTATCGATCCTAATTTCTACTCTTGTTTCAGCACAAACAACAACGAAAACACACAAAAAAGTCAACACTATCTCAATTTAGTGTTCGGTTACCGTCTAATCCACTGTTTACGTCAACAATAGATCCAAGAGAGTTATTGGTTCTTTTACAATCTTTTCGGAGATCTTTAAACGCTTGAATTGTGGCAAACAAACGTTGAAGGTTTTAAATATGCGAAATCGAAGCACAATAACCGATGGAGGCTCGTCCAGCAACAGTGGGAAGCCTCTGAAATCGGCAGAGTTGAGTCAGAACGTTATCATGGATCGTTTGACTCataaagtgaaaaattaatgaaaaaaaatctcATTGAATGCAGCCTAAAACAGGCCCGGTACCGGCATATTGTaggcgatgagcttgataGAAAAGAGAAACAAGACTAATTGAGGGCTCAATTGATGGCTGGCTGAATCAGTGAGGCTGGATTGTCTATATGAGCGCTAAACAGCTGCTGAGAAAGAGCGTCAAGGCCCTGCTGAGGCAGGTTCCTCGAGGTGTGATAGAATCCCAGTCGAAGGCGATAGCAGATGCATTGATCCCGCTATTGGGGGATGCCAAGAATATAGCATGCTTTATGAGTATGGAGAATGGGGAAGTGGATACGCAATATGTGTTGAAGCAGCTATTTGAACGAGGATCGGCCGTTTACCTACCTCGATGCACTTCGACTAGGGAGACGGGCCATGTGTCTTTGAGGGAGTCTAAGAAGCACCATATGCATCTGACATTTCATAGGATGACTTCATGGCAACAAGTGACGGAAATGGTACCGCAGGGCAAATATCAGTTGCGGGAACCTCCAAAGGAAGACCCTGCTCCCTTACCTGCTAAACTAGACGTCATGTTGGTACCGGCGGTTGCATTTTGTTTGCAGAATGGAGCTAGAATTGGTCATGGAGCCGGATTCTATGACGATTTTTTCCAGAGGTACCAACTGCAGCATAATGGTAGTAAACCACTCCTGATCGGGCTCTCTTTAGTCGAACAGATCGTTGATACTATCCCAGTGGAGCCGCATGACTGGCAAATGGACTGCATTGTCAGTGGGGATGGCGAAGTCAGTTGGGTGAACCGTTGAAATGTATAGATAAATATGTTTATATGTGCAAGAGGGGTGATAATATTGGTGGGATTTCGTTAAGCGATAAAGGTGCCACGACCATTGACAAGCTGTCTGTTACCACTTTGGTCTGTTACTTCGACGTTCAACTTTATGTTCTTACCgaactcttcaactttAGTAGTCCTAATAACGACGAACTGGTTTGCAAAAGTTGGGAACTTGTACGATATCGACAAATCCTTGGTCATCTCACCCTCTTTCGACCTGATGAACTTCACGCTTTCTCTCATGAGGTCCTCCATTACTGTCGCTAGGATCCCGCCATGAACGATAAATGGGTAACCAGTCAATTTCATTCCAAGGTGGTAAACCCCCACAGTCTCTTTAGTGAAAGGGTTGTAGAAGAATCTTGGTGGTATTGCAACTCCTCCAGGGGTACTGAGGGCCCTATCAATCAACAGCACTTCCTTAGATCTATCCGGAAACACTTCCATGTATCCAGCTTGCTGTAACTGTTTGACCACAGGGAGTTGCTCACTACGGTTGTACAGTTCCAGCTTGTACTTCTTGACTTCCTCTGATGTCTGGGGCAGCGAATCGTAACGCCAGTAAGCCATAAGATCCGTAAACGTCATATGTTCTGTAACCATCCATCCTGTTAGAAAGCTTACTCCAAAGATGGTCCAGGGCACCCATCTCCTTGGTGTCTGCTTTGGCCTCACCACAAACTGTTTTGCAGCCTGTTCAGCAGCTGTAGCATACTGTCTCCTAATTAGTCTAGCTCCCAACCCTCTAagcatcttcaatggtttTTACTAAGCTACTTTGCTCTGTTTAAGTGGTTCTTTGTAAACCTTGAGAGTTTGTACAGGGCGTTGCacttttgatgaacaaacGTAGATCAGAATTAAAGCTAAGAAAGATCTGGGATAGAGATAAAGCTATTGATCATAAGTAATTTGCTATTAAACTAGAGTATTGGAGGGCCTGAATGCATTTGAAGATAGAAACACTGACTCTCAATGACTCAGCTCATCAGCTGGCTGACAAAAGTATCAATCCTCGAGCTCAGCAGATATGTGACGACGTGGTACTGCTGTGGAAGGAGGAGCCGGCTACTGAGGATCTAGATATTATCGAGCTACACAAGAGGATACTTCTGCGACATCCTGAGTGGCATATATCGCACCATACGCTTCAGCAGGTACTTACCAGACACAATCTTTATGCCACTGATGAAGCAGAGTTAGAAGTTTACAGCTCTCTGGTGGAGTTTCCAGATGTCTCTGGAGCTATACAGACGCTGGGTCTGCCGAAGAATGTGGAACTGATTGAAACTGGAGACGAGAAAGGTCGAGGTTTATTtgcgaagaaagaaattcGCCAAGGTGAGCTAATCCTAGGAGAGTCAGGTCCGCTGGCAGCAATTCCACccattgataaattgtCATTGATACAGGCGGGCAAAGTTTGCTCACTTTGCGGGAACTCTCTGGGCCATAGCGATCATTTtgtgatgatgaatgggCTCGATTGTAATGGATGCGGTGCTGTATGGTGTAATCgaaattgcaagaagaCAGACGTAACTCATGCCTCATTGAAGCATGTCAAGGGTAAAGGATCGCTCACTAACGCTTCCGGATGGGCAAAATTCGAAAAATCTTGCATGGAGAACGTATTTGTTGCTGCGTATTCAGTGGGTGTTATCTATGCTACAAGTGCTGTCAGTAAAGCCGATGAAAACCACGTCTTGCAACACTTCCGCTCGCTAGCACAAGTCTCACAAAGAGCTAGGAAGCAGGTCAGTGATTCGACCAATGTTGGCGGTACATTTGACGCTTCAAGTGGGGCTGTCACTTCAGAAGACCCAGAACCTATGTGGCAGCAGGCGTATGAATATTTTAAGGAAGCATTCCCAAAGAGCGAAGacattgattttgagagTTTTCTGACTTACGTGGGTAAATTCAACCTCAATCAGATCTCTGGTCAAATCTATCCAATCTattctttcatcaatcatGATTGTGAACCAAACGTACGTTACGAAATCGACGATAAGCTACGACTCAAAGTTTTTGCGAGAAAACCAATCAAAGCGGGTGAAGAGCTGTTGACGACCTACGTCAATCCATTACATGGCGTTAAACTTCGGAGAAGAGAGTTAAGAGTTAATTGGGGATTTTTGTGTCAATGCGAAAGATGCACTAAAGAGCTCACAAAAAGAACAGTCAGAGAGAAGTCGAGCCATCTTGCTGTCCCACTTCATAGCAGTAACGATAGTTCGCGGCgtaaatcttcaatgagAAACGCTAGACctgatttgaaggaattgctgaaaaatggaaaagaatttgaccTTGAAATCCCAGAACAAATTGGCTTTCCCCAGAGGCGCAGGACATCGGTAAGATTTGATAACAATGTAACAGTAGCAGTAGAGGAATAATTACATAATACAACAGTAAAAACACGAATAACTCCTATAACTCCAAAAACTTattttcttttgaattAACTATCCCAATAAAGTACATGTATAAAATCCTTCCAATATCTGTTTTGCCCGTGAATATAAAAATTCATTCTTTCAGTTGCACTCGTTGCTTCTTCAGTAACGGTTCATCTTCTATCAGAGCATTCACATCGCTTTCTGATACTGTTGAGGACGGCTGCGAAACACTCTCTTCAATCGATTGCATTGATTGATGACTTTGCAACTGAGGTCTTATCTGAGTTATCGAATGGGATCGTGTTTGCGGTGCTGAACCCGGCTGTGACTGAGGCTGAGATCCTGGTTGTGATTGCGGCTGAGTTTGAGGGGGATCACCTGTGCgttctctttcttcctgTTGCTTAACCAATGGTACTCTATCTTTGAGATAGCGGATTAGCATAGAATGTAGATCATCCTTGGTGAATGGTTTAGCAAGTATGTCATTCATGCCATGCTGTAAATATGTTATTAGATCTTGATCCTCGATATTACCTGTCATTGCGATAATAGGCGTGTGATTATCAAAACTTCGTACTATTGAAGTCGCTGTGGCACCATCTAAATTGGGCATAACAATATCCATAAGCACCAAATCGTATCGAAATTTTTCCAGAGTTGAAATGGCTGAGAGACCATCAGTCACCACTTCCACAGTACAGCCGTACTTTCTTAAGAACTTAGAGCACAACTGAATGCAAACTGCGTCGTCCTCAACAAGTAAAACATGAAACCCTTCCTTCAGCACGGAAGTATCGTTTGTGTCGAGACCTCCTGGTGGCTTACTGGCCGTAATATGCGCCAATGGAAGTGAAAGGTCACCTGGGGCTGCTCCTGATGGGTGAGAGGGTGCTGCCAAAGGCATCGTTCCTGGGACCATTGACGCAGCTGCAGtatcaagatcaaaagattttTGAGGTTTGTGTTCATTTAATGCGCCTTTGCTCAGATTCCCGCCACGATTCATTTGGTCGTAAAAGGGCTGTGGCACTTCAAATCCCCGACTTGACAACATGGAGCACAATTGGTTGAAGCCAGTCATTAAATTATCATTAACACTTTTAAAGGTGATTAAGCTCTCCACGATAGTATTGTATTTGGAGTTGAGTTTCTGGAATTCCAACTTGGCCGCGtatttctcttccttcGCAAGTTCCAACTCCTTTTGCAAACGATCGACCcgtcttttcaaaagattgaatTTATCCTTAGTTACTGAGTTTGCTAGTATAAGGTTCACAGCTGAATTATCATGTAAACCATGTTGTTCGTTTGGCTTCAAAAGAACGGTGCTGTCATCTaacaaaatcttcttctgtaCTGTAGTCTTCCTTTTGATATTATCGAGAGCCTCCTCATTATgaatagtgaaaaaaggATGCTTGAACTCCCAACTTAATTCGCCATATTGTGAGGtttgtctttcttctggCGTTTTCTTAACCTTGTGGAAATCATACTTGTTCAGTTGACGAACAAAACTAGCGAAGTTGGAGTGCTTGAAATGATTCGGTAGTATTTGAGTGGTGAACTTTCCGGTGTCAAGCACAACAAAGCTCTCTCCGGTCTCTGTCCAGCGGACAATATCTGGGTATTCGCACCTTTCAAGGATGCCATATAGCTTACGGACAAAATCATTAGATGGggtcttcaaattcgaagCAACAGTCGCCATTGATACTCCTGTACTTGGTCGGCTTAACTCCGTTCCACTACTGCTGTTGACGTTCATACTGGGTGCTCAGCCATGTATTAATGACAGTCAGGTTTAAGTAACAAAAAAAGCTTTAAAATAGAACAACTCACTTGTATTTTCGGAAAAAACCCACCAATAAACTAAATAGAGCACTCAAACCAATTCAACTCGTCCAATGtggcttctttgatgcCTTGTATTTGACCTTTTCGAGTTGGATAAATCCACAAATTCAACTCGAAACTTCGCGCTGGGAGGAAACTTCGCCGAACGGCACAACTACAAGATGGACTCTCATAGTGAGCTCACAAATTTGAACGAGAGCTCAATGCTCTTGCAAAGGTAACCTTTGCTGTGATAAATTTGCCGGGATCTCTCGTTGGCTCATCTTAACTGCTTCACCCCAGACGTCTGGTCAAATGGGAGGTGCAAGGCCTATAGATGTTGGAGTTGAAGAGTGGGCTTCGTGTACTTACCGTCGAGTTATCTTCTAGATTCAAAATACGGAGAGACCAGCAGCAGGCTGGCTTGATTATACTATCTTGTTATGTAGGATGCTGAAAGGTTTAACAACTAGAGTTAAGAACCTAAGGCagaaaaagaggaaaagcATACAAGTGTCCAAGAAACCGGCAAAATCTGAGATATAGCCCTGCTCAGACGACATGCGAAGCTTCTTTACCAATAAAATACAAATTGTGGGCCTTAAAAGGTAACAACAAGGTTCACCCACGTTTGGAATCAATACAATAGGCAAATTTAAAATACAGTTTAGAACAGTGGTATCTCATATTTCGAATTTACCACTAACGAACTCGTCGTCCATATGTTGATCGCCTTCATAGTCAACTTGACTGCCATGAGCGCCCTTCCCGACAGAGAATCCACCATCATCGTCGTCTGCATGATCGTCTAtgacatcttcatctggAGGTAGATTTGGATTCCCTGGGATGAAGGAGCCAGGTTCCATGAAATACGACGTTTGTAAAAATTTCCGATTGTTGTAGGCTGTATTATAATGATCATCCATGGCGGACTCGTCCACGAACGTGAAGCCAGCAAACTTCGCCTGCATACCTGGAGAAAGTGGTGTGGCCGCTAGCGGCTGATGTTTGTTCATATATGAGGTGGAGGCCTGAGTAAATTCTGGGTCGAAATTCGATGTGTCAGTTTCGGAGTTTAGATGTGGCTTGAAAGGTGGTGGTATCTTCTTATCTCTGAGTGCATTCCAATCGATATCGGCGAAAAACGGATGAGCTCTCAGTTCACGCCCATCATCGACTGCCCCAAGTCTATGTCTTGGGTTTCTGTTCAGCAAACCTTTCACAAATGAACGACCTTCAGGCGACAGCACATCACGAGGGAATTTCACCTTACCAAAGGCAATCTTTTGATACATCTTTTGGTTGTCTTCTGCAAAGAATGGAGACCAACCACAGCACATCTCGAATATTAGAACACCTAGCGACCAAAAATCCACCATCTTAGTGTATCCAGTCTCGTCCAACAGCAATTCTGGTGCTAAGTATTCAGTAGTTCCGCAAAAAGTGTTTGTCcgatctttcaattcagcCTTGGATAGACCGAAGTCACAAAGAGCAATGTTACCGTTCGCATCCAACAGGATATTCTCCGGTTTCAAATCTCTGTAAACGATGTCATTGTCGTGAAGGTATTCCAGAGCCATCACCAACTCGGCAATGTAAAATTTGGCCCTATCTTCAGAGAATCTACCCTCTTTCTGCAAGTGCCAGAACAGCTCACCACCACTCATGAAATCGGTCACTAGGTACAGATCCGCTGGTGTTTGGAAAGAGAATTTCAACCCCACAATGAATGGGCATGACTTGGAGGCTGTTCTAACCAAAATGTTACGTTCGCCAATGGTATGTGcaatttcattcttcttgacaatAACTTTCTTGGACAAAACTTTCATCGCGTAAATCCTCTTTGagtccttcttcttgacttgATAAACTTGGCCAAAAGTACCTTTTCCGAGTAATCTCAAGACTTCGAAGTCTTGAGGTCCATAATGACTCTTTTTGGTCGATGTATAATGCCatttgatgagaatttCTCCTGCGATGTTTTCATCTATAACTCTGCTTTGTAAAGTATGCCACTGACATTGAGAGGCCCTAGATATGCTGTGAATACTTGGGCGTAGTCTCACCTGTCCCAGGAACATATCGTCATGAACCGCATCATAAACTGATATGTCTAATTCTGAGCGGTCACCAAGAACATCGAAAGTGGTCTCATGATGCCAGATAGGGTTTGAGCTATTAACGTCGTTGCCTTCTTGCTTCTCATCATTGAGCTTGTTCAAATGGGATGATGACCTATGGGTGTACAAAGGTCTATGTTTTTTCAAGTCCTTACGGTTCCATCCTTCTACGTTATGACTCTGCTTATTGTCTACTGATTCAGGCCCATTAGAGATAAATTCCGAGCTCTCAAAGGTACAAACAACATACGGTTGGGATTGCATAGATGCAGTTAGTAAACCCTTAGCCTCGACAATTGTCACCGTCAGAGTTCCTCTTGGGACACCTGCTTCCAAATTAGCTGAGTCTATATTATGATTACCAACTTGTTTTCCAAGAGTGCTAGAGGCCATATCGTGATGGTTTGGAGCTAGATGATCAACTGGTTTCTTAGCTGCCTGTGTAGCTGCACGAGGCCCCTTCGCAGAGTGTGAATCACCCAGTGGAACCGTACCTGTACTACTGTTACCAGGAGTGACAGAGGAGGCATTTATCCCTGGCGGGCCTGGTGTTCCATCGTTCATTGCCTTCATATGTGCCAAAACGTCCTCAGATAAAATTCCGGTCGTGCCCATGGCATAAGCACTCTGACTAACCGCAGTAGTAGGAGTAGCAGTTTGTGAAGTGAAATTGGGGAAGAAGCCCGCATTTCTACCTACAGTACTGTTATTGCCACTCGTAGAACTGCTCTTACTATCGCTTTCATCGGTGTTAGCAGACGATGACTTTGATCCaaaaaagttcatcatctcTTGTATTGTCCCTTCTGATACTTGTCGTCGACTCAGAAATCCTGACTACTATAACTTCTTTCGAATATCTAAATCGGTGGCAAAGTAGATAGGATTCGAAGCAA belongs to Torulaspora delbrueckii CBS 1146 chromosome 4, complete genome and includes:
- the SET5 gene encoding S-adenosylmethionine-dependent methyltransferase (similar to Saccharomyces cerevisiae SET5 (YHR207C); ancestral locus Anc_4.386): MHLKIETLTLNDSAHQLADKSINPRAQQICDDVVLLWKEEPATEDLDIIELHKRILLRHPEWHISHHTLQQVLTRHNLYATDEAELEVYSSLVEFPDVSGAIQTLGLPKNVELIETGDEKGRGLFAKKEIRQGELILGESGPLAAIPPIDKLSLIQAGKVCSLCGNSLGHSDHFVMMNGLDCNGCGAVWCNRNCKKTDVTHASLKHVKGKGSLTNASGWAKFEKSCMENVFVAAYSVGVIYATSAVSKADENHVLQHFRSLAQVSQRARKQVSDSTNVGGTFDASSGAVTSEDPEPMWQQAYEYFKEAFPKSEDIDFESFLTYVGKFNLNQISGQIYPIYSFINHDCEPNVRYEIDDKLRLKVFARKPIKAGEELLTTYVNPLHGVKLRRRELRVNWGFLCQCERCTKELTKRTVREKSSHLAVPLHSSNDSSRRKSSMRNARPDLKELLKNGKEFDLEIPEQIGFPQRRRTSVRFDNNVTVAVEE
- the TDEL0D00270 gene encoding SDR family oxidoreductase codes for the protein MVVSEGCTVFVSGANGFIASHVVNELLSSGYKVIGSVRSQAKADQLLEHFSHPELTISIVSDISAAAAFDEIFSKYGQDIKVVLHTASPFHYDTEDCEKDLLQPAVEGTKSILQAIKKYAAHSVERVVITSSDAAVTSYESDIDPKNLHTEDSWNSITWEEACKDAEAAYYGSKTFAERAAWEFMHENEGKINFKLSTVNPVWVFGPQLSDSNATGRLNTSCQYINDLVHSTPKTKLDMSIAGGYVDVRDVARAHLAAFQKAAAIGQRLVLCAGRFTLVNIVDVLDKRFPKLKGKIASGDAEESKKLLSSLARYDYSKTNHILEFEFLPFEKTIYDTAAQVLKVEGRL
- the TDEL0D00280 gene encoding branched-chain amino acid aminotransferase (similar to Saccharomyces cerevisiae BAT2 (YJR148W) and BAT1 (YHR208W); ancestral locus Anc_4.389) gives rise to the protein MMLHRQAISSRMTRMLPSFVRSMATTETPLDASKVKIIKTNTPSKAQPNDQLVFGKTMTDHMLTIEWNRGKGWATPEIKPYAPLSLDPSCCVFHYGFELFEGLKAYRTSDDKISMFRPDMNMKRMNKSAARICLPTFESEELIHLIGKLIQEDKHLVPEGTGYSLYVRPTLIGTTNTLGVSVPDKALLFVICSPVGPYYKTGFKAVRLEATDYATRAWPGGVGDKKLGANYAPCILPQLQAAERGYQQNLWLFGPEKYITEVGTMNVFFAFQNKETGKKELVTAPLDGTILEGVTRDSVLALARENLDPNEWEVNERYFSINEVADRAAKGELLEAFGSGTAAVVSPIKEIGWKGKDISVPLLPGEQSGPLTKQLASWIADIQYGRNKHDNWSQIVAELK
- the TDEL0D00320 gene encoding uncharacterized protein (similar to Saccharomyces cerevisiae SKN7 (YHR206W) and HMS2 (YJR147W); ancestral locus Anc_4.385), encoding MNVNSSSGTELSRPSTGVSMATVASNLKTPSNDFVRKLYGILERCEYPDIVRWTETGESFVVLDTGKFTTQILPNHFKHSNFASFVRQLNKYDFHKVKKTPEERQTSQYGELSWEFKHPFFTIHNEEALDNIKRKTTVQKKILLDDSTVLLKPNEQHGLHDNSAVNLILANSVTKDKFNLLKRRVDRLQKELELAKEEKYAAKLEFQKLNSKYNTIVESLITFKSVNDNLMTGFNQLCSMLSSRGFEVPQPFYDQMNRGGNLSKGALNEHKPQKSFDLDTAAASMVPGTMPLAAPSHPSGAAPGDLSLPLAHITASKPPGGLDTNDTSVLKEGFHVLLVEDDAVCIQLCSKFLRKYGCTVEVVTDGLSAISTLEKFRYDLVLMDIVMPNLDGATATSIVRSFDNHTPIIAMTGNIEDQDLITYLQHGMNDILAKPFTKDDLHSMLIRYLKDRVPLVKQQEERERTGDPPQTQPQSQPGSQPQSQPGSAPQTRSHSITQIRPQLQSHQSMQSIEESVSQPSSTVSESDVNALIEDEPLLKKQRVQLKE
- the SCH9 gene encoding serine/threonine protein kinase SCH9 (similar to Saccharomyces cerevisiae SCH9 (YHR205W); ancestral locus Anc_4.384), giving the protein MNFFGSKSSSANTDESDSKSSSTSGNNSTVGRNAGFFPNFTSQTATPTTAVSQSAYAMGTTGILSEDVLAHMKAMNDGTPGPPGINASSVTPGNSSTGTVPLGDSHSAKGPRAATQAAKKPVDHLAPNHHDMASSTLGKQVGNHNIDSANLEAGVPRGTLTVTIVEAKGLLTASMQSQPYVVCTFESSEFISNGPESVDNKQSHNVEGWNRKDLKKHRPLYTHRSSSHLNKLNDEKQEGNDVNSSNPIWHHETTFDVLGDRSELDISVYDAVHDDMFLGQVRLRPSIHSISRASQCQWHTLQSRVIDENIAGEILIKWHYTSTKKSHYGPQDFEVLRLLGKGTFGQVYQVKKKDSKRIYAMKVLSKKVIVKKNEIAHTIGERNILVRTASKSCPFIVGLKFSFQTPADLYLVTDFMSGGELFWHLQKEGRFSEDRAKFYIAELVMALEYLHDNDIVYRDLKPENILLDANGNIALCDFGLSKAELKDRTNTFCGTTEYLAPELLLDETGYTKMVDFWSLGVLIFEMCCGWSPFFAEDNQKMYQKIAFGKVKFPRDVLSPEGRSFVKGLLNRNPRHRLGAVDDGRELRAHPFFADIDWNALRDKKIPPPFKPHLNSETDTSNFDPEFTQASTSYMNKHQPLAATPLSPGMQAKFAGFTFVDESAMDDHYNTAYNNRKFLQTSYFMEPGSFIPGNPNLPPDEDVIDDHADDDDGGFSVGKGAHGSQVDYEGDQHMDDEFVSGKFEI
- the FMP10 gene encoding Fmp10p (similar to Saccharomyces cerevisiae YER182W; ancestral locus Anc_4.387) — encoded protein: MLRGLGARLIRRQYATAAEQAAKQFVVRPKQTPRRWVPWTIFGVSFLTGWMVTEHMTFTDLMAYWRYDSLPQTSEEVKKYKLELYNRSEQLPVVKQLQQAGYMEVFPDRSKEVLLIDRALSTPGGVAIPPRFFYNPFTKETVGVYHLGMKLTGYPFIVHGGILATVMEDLMRESVKFIRSKEGEMTKDLSISYKFPTFANQFVVIRTTKVEEFGKNIKLNVEVTDQSGNRQLVNGRGTFIA
- the FAU1 gene encoding 5-formyltetrahydrofolate cyclo-ligase (similar to Saccharomyces cerevisiae FAU1 (YER183C); ancestral locus Anc_4.388), whose product is MSAKQLLRKSVKALLRQVPRGVIESQSKAIADALIPLLGDAKNIACFMSMENGEVDTQYVLKQLFERGSAVYLPRCTSTRETGHVSLRESKKHHMHLTFHRMTSWQQVTEMVPQGKYQLREPPKEDPAPLPAKLDVMLVPAVAFCLQNGARIGHGAGFYDDFFQRYQLQHNGSKPLLIGLSLVEQIVDTIPVEPHDWQMDCIVSGDGEVSWVNR